The proteins below come from a single Tissierella sp. MB52-C2 genomic window:
- a CDS encoding CC/Se motif family (seleno)protein: MDIYISDKAKEYIKKKSNSIQIKPVQVGGGUCARYEPSVKVGRPSNESGFRIYNVGDIEVYFAQNLITRNDELKIDLSKVLWIKSLTVDGISI; encoded by the coding sequence ATGGATATATATATTAGTGACAAGGCGAAGGAGTATATAAAGAAGAAATCTAATTCGATACAGATTAAGCCAGTACAAGTTGGGGGAGGTTGATGTGCTAGGTATGAACCATCTGTTAAGGTGGGAAGACCAAGTAATGAAAGTGGATTTCGCATATACAATGTAGGAGATATAGAAGTATATTTTGCACAAAATTTAATAACTAGAAATGACGAACTAAAAATCGATCTTAGTAAAGTACTATGGATAAAATCTTTAACAGTGGATGGTATAAGTATATAA
- a CDS encoding ABC-F family ATP-binding cassette domain-containing protein produces MLVLSCSNLTKTYIVDTILDSISFTVEDGDKIGVIGLNGSGKTTLFNILNGDTPQDSGDIYIQKGVRIGYLKQHTNIESTKTVFDQCLEVFLPLIKMEENLRKLEHEISLEGSKGESENLNILMEEYANMSEKFLSLNGYGYKSEIKGTLKGLGFKDEDLEKEVNVLSGGQKSRLSLAKLLLEKPDILLLDEPTNHLDIDAIDWLEKFLKDYKGAALIISHDRYFLDNVVNRIFHIEHLKLNIYNTNYTNFMSRRKKDLEIYQKHFENQQKEIKRQEEIIQRFKAYGGERYHGLAESRQKMLDKMKLLDKPMGEQQRTKIKFEPKIKSGRDVLRVENVEKSFGDFKLLKDINFNIYKGEKVGLIGANGIGKTTLFKIVLGELSKDGGEITLGHHVEKGYFDQEMTKLNLNKTIIDEIWDENPTFDHYQIRSILSQFMFIGDDIFKQISDLSGGEKGRLSLLKLMLSNANFLLMDEPTNHLDIDSKEVLEESIINYEGTLFVISHDRYFLNKVADKILELTNEGIKEYLGNYDYYLEKKNEVLYEEDEEDEKTKTQVKLEKRKEKELLKEEKFKRKEIKSLEEEISRKETQLEELDNILCDSSIYDKPEKVVELTKERESIQIELDNLYNQWILLTEE; encoded by the coding sequence ATGTTAGTCCTTTCATGTAGTAATCTAACTAAAACTTATATAGTAGATACTATTTTAGATAGCATTAGTTTTACAGTAGAAGATGGAGATAAAATTGGAGTAATTGGATTAAATGGTTCAGGAAAAACTACTCTTTTTAATATTTTAAATGGAGATACCCCGCAGGATAGTGGAGATATATATATTCAAAAAGGTGTAAGAATTGGATACTTAAAGCAGCATACAAATATAGAAAGCACCAAGACCGTATTTGATCAGTGTTTAGAAGTATTTTTACCCCTAATAAAGATGGAAGAAAATTTGAGAAAACTTGAACATGAAATATCTCTAGAGGGTTCCAAGGGGGAAAGTGAAAATTTAAATATTCTAATGGAAGAGTATGCAAATATGTCTGAAAAATTTTTGTCCTTAAATGGATATGGATATAAATCAGAAATTAAAGGAACCCTCAAAGGCTTAGGTTTTAAAGATGAAGACTTAGAAAAGGAAGTTAATGTTTTAAGTGGTGGACAAAAGTCTCGACTATCTTTGGCTAAATTACTTTTAGAAAAGCCTGATATTCTATTACTAGACGAGCCTACTAACCACTTAGACATAGATGCCATTGATTGGTTAGAAAAGTTTTTAAAAGATTATAAAGGTGCAGCTTTGATTATATCCCATGATAGATATTTCTTAGATAATGTTGTAAATAGAATATTTCATATAGAACATCTAAAGCTAAATATCTACAATACAAATTATACTAATTTTATGAGTAGAAGAAAAAAGGATTTAGAAATTTATCAAAAACATTTTGAAAATCAGCAAAAAGAAATAAAAAGACAAGAAGAAATTATTCAAAGATTTAAGGCTTATGGCGGAGAAAGATACCATGGTCTTGCTGAAAGCAGACAAAAGATGTTGGATAAAATGAAACTACTAGATAAACCTATGGGAGAACAGCAAAGAACAAAGATCAAATTTGAACCTAAGATTAAGTCTGGAAGAGATGTATTAAGAGTTGAAAACGTGGAAAAATCCTTTGGAGACTTTAAACTTCTAAAAGATATAAACTTTAATATATATAAAGGAGAAAAAGTAGGTCTTATAGGAGCCAATGGTATAGGAAAGACCACTTTATTTAAAATAGTCTTAGGTGAATTGTCTAAGGATGGTGGCGAAATAACTTTAGGCCATCACGTTGAAAAAGGATATTTTGATCAAGAAATGACCAAGCTCAACTTGAATAAAACCATTATAGATGAGATTTGGGATGAAAATCCAACCTTTGATCATTATCAAATAAGAAGTATTCTTAGTCAGTTTATGTTCATAGGTGACGATATATTTAAACAGATTTCAGATTTAAGTGGTGGAGAAAAAGGTAGATTATCTCTATTAAAATTAATGCTTTCTAATGCTAATTTCTTACTAATGGACGAGCCTACTAACCACTTAGATATAGATTCTAAAGAGGTATTAGAGGAATCTATAATCAATTATGAAGGTACTTTATTTGTCATATCTCACGATAGATATTTCTTAAATAAGGTAGCAGATAAAATCTTGGAATTAACTAATGAAGGCATAAAAGAATATCTAGGAAATTATGACTATTATTTAGAGAAGAAAAATGAAGTGTTATATGAAGAAGATGAAGAAGATGAGAAGACAAAGACTCAAGTAAAATTAGAAAAAAGAAAAGAAAAAGAACTGTTAAAGGAAGAGAAATTTAAAAGAAAAGAAATCAAGTCTTTGGAGGAAGAAATATCAAGAAAAGAAACTCAATTAGAAGAATTAGATAATATTCTCTGTGATTCTTCCATATATGACAAACCAGAAAAGGTTGTCGAATTAACTAAAGAAAGGGAAAGTATACAAATAGAGCTGGATAATCTTTATAATCAATGGATTCTGTTGACAGAAGAATAA
- the tsaD gene encoding tRNA (adenosine(37)-N6)-threonylcarbamoyltransferase complex transferase subunit TsaD: MLTLAIETSCDETSVAVIKDGREVLSNIISSQIDIHRKFGGVVPEIASRKHIESINNIVQEAIDEAKISFDDIDLIGVTKGPGLVGALLIGISTAKALAYGLNKPIIGVNHIEGHVCANYIEHKDLEPPFTCLIVSGGHTYLVQVNGYTDYELVGRTRDDAAGEAFDKVARALGLPYPGGPVIDKLAQKGNKTAIDFPRVMLEPKSYDFSFSGLKTAVLNCLNQKHQKSEEIIVEDVAASFQQAVLDVLVDKSFRLAKERKSQKIVIAGGVAANQGLRTMMEERGKEEGIEILYPSRILCTDNAAMIGAAAYFNYKNGNKSDLYLNVIPNLDLK, encoded by the coding sequence ATGTTAACATTGGCCATAGAGACTTCCTGTGATGAAACCTCAGTTGCTGTCATTAAAGATGGTAGAGAGGTCTTATCTAATATAATATCTTCTCAAATAGATATTCATAGGAAATTTGGTGGAGTAGTGCCAGAAATAGCTTCAAGAAAACATATAGAAAGTATAAATAATATAGTTCAAGAAGCAATAGATGAAGCAAAAATCAGCTTCGATGACATAGATTTAATAGGAGTAACTAAAGGACCAGGATTAGTTGGAGCCTTACTTATTGGAATATCAACAGCTAAGGCTTTAGCTTATGGACTTAATAAGCCTATTATTGGAGTGAATCATATTGAAGGTCATGTATGTGCAAATTATATTGAACATAAGGATTTAGAGCCTCCTTTTACTTGTCTTATAGTATCAGGTGGACATACCTATTTAGTTCAAGTAAATGGATATACAGATTATGAATTAGTAGGCAGAACAAGGGATGATGCTGCAGGAGAAGCCTTTGACAAGGTAGCTAGAGCCTTGGGACTTCCATATCCTGGAGGACCAGTTATAGATAAATTAGCTCAAAAGGGAAATAAAACTGCCATAGACTTTCCAAGGGTAATGTTAGAACCAAAGTCTTATGATTTTAGTTTTAGTGGATTAAAAACAGCAGTGTTAAACTGCTTAAACCAAAAACACCAGAAATCTGAAGAAATTATAGTAGAAGACGTGGCTGCGTCTTTTCAACAAGCAGTATTAGATGTACTTGTGGATAAGTCCTTTAGATTGGCTAAAGAAAGAAAATCTCAAAAGATAGTAATAGCTGGCGGAGTAGCTGCTAATCAAGGCTTGAGGACTATGATGGAAGAAAGAGGGAAAGAGGAAGGTATAGAAATCCTATATCCGTCAAGGATATTATGTACAGATAATGCAGCTATGATTGGTGCCGCAGCATATTTCAATTATAAAAATGGGAACAAATCAGATCTTTACCTTAATGTTATACCAAATTTAGATTTAAAATAA
- the rimI gene encoding ribosomal protein S18-alanine N-acetyltransferase, which translates to MDIIIRNMDENDLDDVMEIEKDAFTTPWPRESFLMEITKNQLAKYIVAEIDGVVVGYGGIWLILDEGHITNIAVKSKYRGLGVGNTLIEGLIFLCTKLDIKGMTLEVRVSNTVAKNLYKKYGFIESGIRPKYYQDDNEDALIMWKKL; encoded by the coding sequence ATGGATATTATTATCCGCAACATGGACGAAAATGATTTAGATGATGTAATGGAAATAGAAAAAGATGCTTTTACTACTCCATGGCCTAGGGAATCATTTTTAATGGAAATTACTAAAAACCAATTGGCAAAATATATCGTTGCTGAAATAGATGGCGTAGTAGTAGGATATGGCGGTATATGGCTTATACTAGACGAAGGACATATAACTAATATAGCGGTGAAAAGTAAGTATCGAGGATTAGGCGTGGGAAATACCTTAATTGAGGGACTTATTTTCCTATGTACTAAGCTAGATATTAAGGGAATGACTTTAGAAGTTAGGGTATCTAATACAGTGGCAAAAAACTTATACAAGAAATATGGTTTTATAGAATCTGGAATTAGACCCAAATATTATCAAGATGACAATGAAGATGCACTTATTATGTGGAAAAAATTATAG
- the tsaB gene encoding tRNA (adenosine(37)-N6)-threonylcarbamoyltransferase complex dimerization subunit type 1 TsaB: MKILALDTSTMMATCAVLDENRILGEYSLNQEETHSEKLVPMIKELLDSLGLKVGDIDLYGVALGPGSFTGLRIGVATVKAFAHLFNKPVVGISTLEGLAFNLPYNNIIVPMIDARRDRVYTGIYKWEGNNLETIMEPDVLDINDLLDILNKYDRLIVNGDGGLLHRNIIKEKLGEKVQFSTNGQNFCRATSIGELALKKYNEGKTNDFYTLVPEYLRESQAQRELREREEK; encoded by the coding sequence TTGAAAATATTAGCTTTAGACACATCAACTATGATGGCAACTTGTGCAGTATTAGATGAAAATAGAATATTGGGAGAATACTCCTTAAATCAAGAAGAGACTCACTCAGAAAAATTAGTTCCAATGATTAAGGAATTACTAGATAGTTTAGGACTAAAGGTTGGTGATATTGATCTTTATGGAGTTGCATTGGGACCAGGTTCATTTACTGGACTTAGAATTGGAGTAGCAACAGTCAAAGCTTTTGCTCATTTATTCAATAAGCCTGTAGTAGGTATATCTACTTTAGAGGGACTGGCTTTTAATCTACCTTACAACAATATAATTGTACCAATGATAGATGCAAGAAGGGATAGAGTCTATACAGGGATATATAAATGGGAAGGAAATAATTTAGAGACTATAATGGAGCCAGATGTATTAGATATAAATGATCTTTTAGATATTCTTAATAAATATGATAGATTAATAGTAAATGGAGACGGAGGGCTTCTTCATAGGAATATAATTAAAGAGAAATTAGGAGAAAAGGTACAGTTTTCAACTAACGGTCAAAACTTTTGTAGGGCTACCAGTATAGGAGAGTTAGCACTAAAGAAATATAATGAGGGGAAAACTAATGACTTCTATACATTAGTTCCTGAATATTTAAGAGAGTCTCAGGCTCAAAGAGAACTAAGAGAAAGGGAAGAAAAATAA
- the tsaE gene encoding tRNA (adenosine(37)-N6)-threonylcarbamoyltransferase complex ATPase subunit type 1 TsaE — translation MEIRLNGLEETKEFGIRLGNLLRKGDILCLNGDLGAGKTTLTKSIGLGLGVYDYITSPTFALINEYTGKIPVYHFDVYRLENVEELYDLGFDEYFYGKGVCIIEWAEKIERLLPKERIVLDIEKGKDIDERRINITGSGNRYTEITKELEKN, via the coding sequence TTGGAAATAAGATTAAATGGATTGGAAGAAACTAAAGAGTTTGGTATTAGATTAGGTAATCTTTTGAGAAAAGGAGATATTCTTTGTTTAAATGGAGACCTAGGAGCAGGGAAAACTACTTTAACTAAATCCATAGGTTTAGGTCTTGGAGTTTATGATTATATAACTAGTCCTACATTTGCCTTAATCAATGAATATACTGGAAAGATACCAGTATATCATTTTGATGTATATAGATTAGAAAATGTAGAGGAGCTTTATGATTTAGGATTTGATGAGTATTTCTATGGAAAAGGAGTTTGTATTATAGAATGGGCAGAAAAAATAGAAAGACTTTTACCTAAGGAAAGAATAGTATTAGATATAGAAAAGGGTAAAGATATAGATGAGAGAAGGATAAATATTACAGGTTCTGGTAATAGATATACAGAGATAACTAAGGAGTTGGAGAAGAATTGA
- a CDS encoding uroporphyrinogen decarboxylase family protein: MRKEEMTPRERMDAFAKGQEIDRIICVPDMGATMTPFIGVKTSDYYHSAELMAELEISLFQRLRHDSVGISTSLRGVAEAMGAKVAYPDYNISYLLEPAIKSIDEIESLKIINPLKDGILPILLKAIKLTRDALIDKVDVGAAMSGPFSVAASVVGTENLLKWMIKYPERVHTLMDIVAESNNRYIEEVAKLGISISFADPVSSTSLISPKQFREFSLPALQTNINKIKEKTGSAPGIHICGTSKEIWEDVVNAGISNFSIDNIEDLEEAKELMGDRVIITGNVPPVDVIHAGNRESIFKSVKECIRKGYDSKKGYILSTGCQIPMHTPIENIELFMEAGSFYGKYPMDLELLTNN; this comes from the coding sequence GTGAGAAAAGAAGAAATGACCCCAAGAGAAAGAATGGATGCCTTTGCTAAAGGGCAAGAAATCGACCGTATAATCTGTGTACCAGATATGGGCGCTACTATGACACCCTTCATAGGTGTAAAAACAAGTGATTACTATCATTCAGCAGAACTTATGGCAGAGTTGGAAATATCATTATTTCAAAGGCTTCGCCATGATAGCGTAGGAATATCTACAAGCCTTAGAGGCGTGGCTGAAGCCATGGGTGCTAAGGTAGCCTATCCTGATTACAATATTTCCTATTTATTAGAACCAGCTATAAAATCTATAGATGAGATAGAATCCCTTAAAATTATTAATCCTTTAAAAGATGGAATTTTACCAATCTTACTTAAAGCCATAAAACTAACAAGAGATGCACTTATAGATAAAGTAGATGTAGGTGCTGCAATGTCTGGACCTTTTAGCGTTGCAGCCTCTGTAGTAGGAACAGAAAATCTACTTAAATGGATGATTAAATACCCTGAAAGGGTTCATACCCTAATGGACATAGTAGCTGAATCCAATAACAGATATATAGAAGAGGTTGCAAAATTAGGTATATCTATTAGCTTTGCTGATCCAGTTTCCTCCACTAGTCTTATAAGTCCAAAACAATTTAGAGAATTTTCCTTGCCTGCTCTTCAAACAAATATAAACAAAATTAAAGAAAAAACAGGAAGTGCTCCAGGCATCCATATATGTGGAACAAGTAAGGAAATCTGGGAAGACGTAGTAAATGCTGGAATTTCTAATTTCAGTATAGATAATATAGAGGACTTAGAAGAAGCTAAGGAATTAATGGGAGATAGAGTAATAATTACTGGAAATGTTCCTCCCGTTGATGTAATTCATGCTGGAAATAGAGAATCTATTTTTAAATCAGTTAAAGAATGTATTAGAAAAGGATATGATTCCAAAAAAGGATATATCTTGAGTACAGGTTGTCAAATTCCAATGCATACCCCAATTGAAAATATTGAGCTGTTCATGGAAGCAGGCAGTTTCTATGGAAAATATCCAATGGATTTAGAATTACTAACAAATAACTAA
- a CDS encoding Na+/H+ antiporter NhaC family protein, with protein MEKLNEKKGNGIALLPFLIFVSVYLISGIILQIQGVEMAFYQFPAPVAAIIGIIFSFILTKGSLDEKFDIFIKGCGDDNIIIMCIIYLLAGAFSSVSSTMGGVESAVNLGLTLIPAKFITVGIFIISAFISISTGTSVGTVVALGPIAVQLVEKGGLNLPLVLGALVGGSMFGDNLSIISDTTIAATRTQGVSMKDKFRANIGFAIPAALVTAILLLIFGKPINIPETQEYAFSIIKILPYIFVLVASIAGMNVFVVLTGGIIISGVIGLSYGDLKVLQFVQEIYSGFTKMFDIFLLSLLTGGLANMVSSGGGLDWLLYKINKKIKGRKSAELGISALVALTDMATANNTVSIIINGQLAKEISTEHNVDPRKTASLLDTFSCIMQGIIPYGAQLLIAGSFTNGLVSPVQLVPYIWYCFILAVFAITSILTPFGNGYLKSNSKINS; from the coding sequence ATGGAAAAACTAAATGAAAAAAAAGGTAATGGAATAGCTTTATTGCCCTTTCTTATTTTTGTATCTGTATATTTAATTTCAGGAATTATACTACAAATTCAGGGAGTTGAAATGGCATTTTATCAATTTCCAGCTCCCGTTGCAGCAATTATAGGAATAATATTTTCTTTTATCTTAACAAAAGGTTCATTAGATGAAAAATTTGATATATTCATTAAAGGTTGTGGGGATGATAATATAATAATTATGTGTATTATATATTTATTGGCAGGAGCTTTCTCTTCTGTTTCTAGCACTATGGGTGGTGTTGAATCTGCTGTAAATTTAGGACTGACTTTAATACCAGCTAAATTTATTACAGTAGGAATATTTATAATATCTGCATTTATTTCTATTTCCACAGGAACATCAGTAGGTACTGTAGTGGCTCTAGGACCCATAGCAGTTCAATTAGTAGAAAAGGGTGGCTTAAACTTACCTTTAGTATTAGGTGCACTAGTAGGTGGTTCTATGTTTGGAGATAATCTATCTATTATTTCTGATACTACTATAGCTGCCACAAGAACTCAAGGAGTATCTATGAAAGATAAGTTTAGAGCAAATATTGGATTTGCAATACCGGCAGCTTTAGTTACGGCTATTCTTTTATTAATCTTTGGTAAACCAATAAATATTCCTGAGACTCAAGAATATGCTTTTAGTATAATTAAAATTCTTCCATATATATTTGTCCTAGTAGCTTCCATAGCTGGAATGAATGTGTTTGTAGTTTTAACTGGAGGTATTATTATATCTGGTGTCATAGGGCTAAGCTATGGAGACCTTAAAGTATTACAGTTTGTGCAGGAAATATATTCAGGATTTACAAAAATGTTTGATATTTTCTTATTATCTTTATTAACCGGTGGGCTAGCTAATATGGTATCTAGTGGCGGAGGACTTGATTGGTTATTATATAAAATAAATAAAAAAATAAAAGGCAGAAAATCTGCTGAATTAGGTATAAGTGCATTAGTAGCTCTTACAGATATGGCTACAGCTAATAATACAGTTTCTATAATTATAAATGGACAATTAGCAAAAGAAATATCAACAGAGCATAATGTAGACCCAAGAAAAACGGCTTCACTTTTAGATACATTTTCATGTATAATGCAAGGCATAATACCTTATGGCGCTCAATTATTGATAGCAGGAAGTTTTACCAATGGACTGGTAAGCCCTGTTCAATTAGTACCATATATATGGTATTGTTTCATATTGGCAGTATTCGCAATAACATCCATATTAACTCCTTTTGGAAATGGATATTTAAAAAGTAATTCTAAAATCAATTCATAA
- a CDS encoding LapA family protein, producing the protein MKLKVNMEFKFIISLLFSVLVAIFAIQNAKSVEINFLFTKFTISQAVVILGSAIIGALIVLLLGLIKQIKQGVKIKQLKKEIETITEEKNKFQKSIDEYSISSIEEEKKIEYNDEKTILENEAIIEIQ; encoded by the coding sequence ATGAAGCTTAAAGTAAACATGGAATTCAAATTCATAATATCGCTATTATTTTCTGTTTTAGTGGCAATATTTGCTATTCAAAATGCAAAGAGTGTTGAGATCAATTTCTTATTTACTAAGTTTACGATTTCTCAAGCTGTTGTAATCTTAGGTTCTGCTATTATAGGAGCTTTAATTGTACTTTTATTAGGCCTTATTAAACAAATAAAGCAAGGTGTGAAAATAAAGCAGCTAAAGAAAGAGATAGAAACAATTACAGAAGAAAAGAATAAATTTCAGAAAAGTATAGATGAATACTCCATATCTAGTATAGAAGAAGAGAAAAAAATAGAATATAATGATGAAAAAACTATATTAGAAAATGAGGCCATCATTGAAATTCAATAA
- a CDS encoding glycerol dehydrogenase, whose amino-acid sequence MTKIIISPGKYIQGTGELKRIKEHTGNLGKSFFVIISESGYKRFGETVKESFGDSANVHFAKFNGECSKGEIKRLEEEVKSIGADTIIGIGGGKIHDTAKAIAYYQNLPVVIVPTIASTDAPCSALSVLYTDEGEFDEYLLLPKNPDVVLIDLEAVASAPVRLLVAGMGDALATKFEARASLQSSSTTMAGGLATDAAISLANLCYDTLINEGLKAKLAVEKKVVTKAVEKIVEANTLLSGLGFESGGLGAAHAVHNGLTVIEEAHDLYHGEKVAFGVLVQLVLENVPMKELDEVLYFCNEVGLPTTLADLNISNVPKEKLMEAAKLSCVEGETIHYMPFKVTAEDVYAAILTADAIGENFKKQYI is encoded by the coding sequence ATGACAAAGATTATAATTTCACCAGGAAAATATATACAAGGTACTGGAGAATTAAAGAGAATTAAGGAGCATACAGGTAATTTAGGAAAATCATTTTTTGTTATAATTAGTGAATCAGGTTATAAAAGATTTGGAGAGACTGTGAAAGAAAGTTTTGGAGACTCTGCTAATGTTCATTTTGCAAAATTTAATGGTGAATGTTCAAAAGGAGAGATAAAGAGACTTGAAGAAGAAGTGAAATCAATAGGTGCAGATACTATTATAGGTATAGGTGGAGGGAAAATTCATGATACTGCAAAAGCTATTGCTTATTATCAAAATCTCCCAGTAGTCATAGTTCCCACTATTGCCAGTACTGATGCGCCATGTAGTGCATTATCTGTATTGTATACAGATGAAGGAGAATTTGATGAATACTTACTTTTACCGAAAAATCCAGATGTTGTATTGATTGATTTAGAAGCAGTTGCATCTGCTCCAGTAAGATTGCTTGTTGCAGGAATGGGTGATGCCCTTGCTACAAAGTTTGAAGCTAGAGCTAGTTTACAATCAAGTTCTACTACTATGGCTGGTGGACTTGCTACAGATGCGGCTATTTCTTTAGCTAATTTATGTTACGATACTTTGATAAACGAAGGGCTAAAGGCAAAGTTAGCTGTAGAAAAAAAGGTTGTAACTAAGGCAGTGGAAAAAATAGTAGAAGCAAATACACTTCTAAGCGGTCTTGGATTTGAAAGCGGTGGACTTGGTGCTGCCCATGCTGTTCACAATGGATTAACTGTCATAGAGGAAGCTCATGATCTTTATCATGGAGAAAAAGTTGCTTTTGGAGTATTAGTTCAATTAGTATTAGAGAATGTACCTATGAAAGAATTAGATGAGGTACTATATTTCTGTAATGAAGTAGGTCTTCCAACTACGTTGGCAGATCTAAATATATCTAATGTTCCAAAGGAAAAATTAATGGAAGCAGCAAAATTAAGTTGTGTAGAAGGTGAAACTATTCACTATATGCCATTTAAAGTAACAGCAGAAGATGTATATGCAGCAATATTAACTGCGGATGCCATAGGAGAGAATTTCAAGAAGCAATATATTTAA